The DNA region TCATAAGTTAGATTTGGTTGGTTTTCGGCCCTCGTAATCATGCTAAGCCCACAtggtttttgctttttagcTAGGTGCATTAGGTTACAAATAATTGATGCAATAATTATAAACACCCAACTTGCTAGCTTTTACCCAACCCGGATCCCATGGTTTTTATCCACAAACAATTGATGCATTAAATAGTAAATACCCTATCATGGCTGCCATTAATGGAAAGGCCATAGACATTTGGATcgtgaatgattttttttttttttttttttttttttttttttttaactggaattttgttagattttattGGTAAAATATTAATAGTATAAAGTTCTTATATCACAGAGCGTAAAGCTCTAATAAATCATAGCAAAAAGTTATAAGATTACAAAATTATAGTTACAATCAAGTATTATATATGACTTCAGCTTCCACTAATCCATGTACAATTACAGTGATGAAACAAATATGCTTAAGGCAAACTAGATATAAGACATAGGTAGCCTCCAAACTTTAATTTTCGGCCATGAGAGATAATTtccacaccgatctactcctTCTTGGCCTACAAGGTCAGGAAAACAACTCATGTCCTCGACCTAAAGACTAGgacaagaataataaaaaatcaaaagtaaaaaaaattcccaataCAAGCAACAGTGGAGGAGCACGGCATTGTAAACATACCCGAGAAGACACGCCTTGACTGGTGAAAATGAGTAGATCTGAGTTTGAAATATTAGATATAAAtttacaaactagatctaaaaacAAAACGGCTAGAAATGGAGTCCAGATCATGCATGAATTAAGTACATTAAGATATCCGGTAATTGTAAAATAGTTCATATTGAGACCTACTTGTCCAAATAAGTTTTGGACTATTTTTCACCAACTTGGGCAAGTGAGTCTTATATGAACTTTCCCACACTAGCAAATTGGTggaaatctaaatttgaattaagtaggaaaaaaaaagagattcaAATTAATTTGCAATAGCTTGcataggatcctctcaattttaaattaaatggataGTATGCATTTTATAATCAAGATTTAAAGTTTGTACATTTAACGATATAcatgatattatattatttaatttaattttttttttttttataaatgccAACATTAAAATTATGCGCttactttaaatttttgaaataagaaAAATCCTTGTCGTTGCATATTCATCGTTGGAATAGCTTGGGAAAGATggaaacatttaaaattataaattaataaaaaaaaatatctaattgaTAAACCTAAAAGTGGTGATGGGCCTCGACAGATCTCAGCTCAGACTATCCAGGCCCATCACCATTGATCTCCTTCAACGTTCTACGTTGCTGAGTCAGGCCCTGCTCATTTCTTTTGATGGCTATCGAGCCTAACCCTAAATACTCTTATCTCTATTCCCAAGACTTTATCCTAACTTgcactcttctttcttttttgaaaattttaatttattttaatttttatttcgtAAATAACTGCACTGTTCTATGTAAGATTGCAACTCTTGTCTCTTTCATTCCCCCACAAAAAGACTCCAGCTGGTACCCGAATTTCTCTCAAAGCGCTAGCAAaatgtttctttctctttttgacACAACCAGCTCTCAATTCCAGCAGGGTTTCTGTCCCTCTTTTTTGGTGTACAACCCTTTACTTACAGGGCAAACTTTGAGAAATTTGATAAGGATTGCACTGCGTGACTAGTCCTCGGGTCGGGGTCATTTGCCCTCTCGCGTCCTCGTCAATACTCTACAGCATATGACTATCACATgctctaaaaataaatgtattgaTTGAGTTAGAAAGAAGGTCACTTCAGGTCTATGCAATTCCAATAAATAAAGGTAGAGAGAGTATGGTGGTGACATCTGAGCCCGTTTAGACCATCAAGTTAGTCGGCACTCAAGCTTATCCCATTCTCCCATTTTTCCCCGTCTCTCgcattgatttaaaaaaaaaaaaaaaaaaaaattgactaattCTTTACCTCTCGGATTATCTTCATTTCCATGGAGGGATTCAAAAGATTAGTATAGCTAGCATGCATGCATTGGAATCTCCTTGTACGAAGTGGTCCATGACGTTGTTATATTTGCTCAATTGCCTCAACCACACAAAAGGCATCCTTATAGCTCCATCTTTCCGTGTGAAAATTTCACACAAGTTGacaccgttttttttttttttttttttaatattaatttaattattatatatatatatatatatttttattggtttaagtttttagaatgctcggtgcttaatttttttttcattcaaacttgatttatgACACTTAACTGCTTTCTTAGCTAAACCATAGAATTTCTTCCATTCAGACTTTCAAATTAATAGTCATTTATCATAATTGGGCCattaatacataaatattttaattgaaatagaaggtaGTTAAACCGTAAGAATTAGAATAGGATCttttccaattcatttgaacggGATAATATCCAGTTTTAGTTATATTGcaagtgtatttttgtcttttcactttttgatgggaCAAAATTATCcatctaatataactaactggatattattgAGAGGATGTAAGAATTGGGGTTTGAAAGTAAGGAGCAAGTTCTCCTCGTTTTGAATCTTgaattcaaaaagtaaaaaaatacaaaaatacccataaaatataactaactggatacgAAGACGAGGTCTTTGATCTTTTGAGATTataataagaattaaaaaaatacacacacaaaaTTATGGTGCATTATCTCTCCCAAAAAATTAGCCAATGTCCAATAATACTGCCTACAAACTTGAATATAAAGATCTAAATGGTAAATTTGCAtcccaaaaacaagaaatatgattttgttagaatatatggaaaatatattatattttccatatattccataattatgctgatattgaaatattctctatttatgggttgattgtaatcatatattgggattgtaatcaaattaaagggatttgattaccaaacttgtatttagacattatcctataaatagggacatttgtattgtagacaaatcaagttaatgagcacaatgtaacccttaggggtattccgagtggtggacgtaggtgtctaacaccgaaccacccgtaagttctttgtgtttattttctatattgcttccgcttatattcccccataatcattatttcaacagaAAACCTTACTTAAATCTGTCACCTTAAAATCTGTTTTTGTTTAGGAAACCTTTGGCATTATATGGTTTGGTTTCTAACTTTCTATGTATCAACCGTttcatatctctctcttttgcttttgaattttgaaacatTGCTCATTCATTCAAAAGAATGATaattacaataacaaaaatcaacaattatTTGAGTATCTCTCTTATTTCTTTTGcataaccaaacaaaagaatttgaCGACACCTCCCTCTTTAGTCATCCTGTACGTTAATAGTCATTATGTCGTAttgtcgttttgtttttttcatgtGCAATGTACTATCATGTTGTGGTACCTATACGTGACCTCTTTTCCACCATAAAATCGACAACCCTCCTATCAAACGCTGCGGCTATCTAGTTGCCATGCAATTGTCGTTTAGCCCCAAGCCTTGGCCTCTTTAGCCAAGACGAAATTTACGGTTCATAATTTTTTACtcgatttgtttgttttgtgtattCCGTataaattcaatacaaaattaattgaGGAGTCAAACCGAATCGATCCAATTGAATACAATTAATAAACGAGTCGATTTCGATTGTATAATCTgtataaattaacaaaaattttatttttaccattaaaaaaaatttaaaaccggCCTAAAAGactaagacaaaaaaattaccACCAGTCTCATCCCTagttataaatatataactttGGTAATATAATTCATTTTCATGTTCAATAATTGGGAGTTATTGTGTTAATATATCTTTGTATAAAatgaattaggattctctccatttcaaatgaactcgataatatccagttagttataatggagtgaaaagacaaaaataccctcaactataactaattgaatattatccagttcattttCATGCTCAataattgagaattttattaattaagcGGGTAAAGTAGGTCGGATTAACCCCACCCTACAAAACTTGTTTATTAAATAGGTTATTCAAGCCACGACAGTGTTGATTGGATTGACTTGTTTAATTCAATAAACTGAGTTCGAATTGACccatataatcttatacacatATCTTAGCCCGATCCCACCTGACATGTGAACACAAATTGGCATCTTTAACGAAATCAGAATTCAACCTTTCCTCTATCTATGATTAGGAATTCCAATGGAGCTCTCATAAAAGTGATAGACAGCAACATACAATACATGAACAGGGAAGAAGCAAAATTCCAATTAACTTCCCTTATTATGGCGGCAGCCTGCCTATTTTAATTGattgacttaattaattaatcaactaACTCTGGGAATCTCTCATTTCCTCGGAGAGATTAAGTTTAATGCTGGAAACTATTGCATCGAATGTGGTCCACAAGTTTCTTTCACTCAATGAATGCATCGACCGTGGAGAATACATGCAGTGTTGGCTCAAACTTTCTGCACAACAGTTTCAGGGGACCTTTATCATCAGAAAACGACTCCAATTGTTTTGGCTGTGTCGTGCGTATGTGGTCTCCACctaatatatatttaagattTCTTCTTGGGGGTTTCTGCCTCCATTTTTGTAAAAGGGCCCAAGAACTTTGTGAAATCAGATATTCTGCTGCTACCAGCCTACCATCTTGCCTTTTTTTTACtctctgttaatttttttatctttctcttcctctttctgTATTTGGACCAAgaatttttgtcaaaagctGTCTCATAGCGTTggcttccatatatatatatgatacagCCTTGTTCAATGGCCAAAGATCATGCTGCTATTGAGTGTTGCTTTGGATTTGCGGTTTCAAAAAGCGCAGTTTAGAAGATAGCGATTTCAAACGTGCAATTTGAAACGTTTTGTAAAATCGCGagatttgacttttaaaattgtagtttagcCTTTGAAAATGCACTTCTTTGCCTGGATTTGAAAACGTAATCTTTGTTTATATTTACAaacccccatttttttttttttttttttttttaaatatgcaCTCTCAAACGACATACTTTCCGTGATTTTGTTTGATATCACGCTTTCGGCCTTGATGAGCTACCCTTAACTCTTATCATGCATGTTAAATTATCGcatatttcaaaagtttaagttaatgaGAAATGGTACAATTTAATCAtgaatttaacattttaatacTTATCATGCGTGAACTCAAACTATCTCCCTAATAAGTATAGCTAGCTAGCAGATATGATTAAATTGAAGACGAATTATAGAGACAAAGTTCAAACTCAACattcccaaaagcttaagctgatatgATTTAATTAAGATTGTAAGTGGACATGTTCAACGATAAAGACAATTTGAACcaaaccaacaaaacaaatgCAGACACCACTTACTTGCCAATAATCGCCGCGTGTTCCACTCACtcctaatattttaatttttgttatgtcAAGGACAAAAGCCTCTTTGAAGATCCAAGTTAAAGTCCAATGCAATATGATCATGTTAGCCCTTTTCTTCCATTTCCCCATCTTTCATCCATCCAAATAAACTTTATATAAAGCGCATCACCATCATCCATCAGCATGGCCACTGCCCACCATTATCCTAATTAATTATCATCATTCATGCTAATGATCAATCATCTTTACAAACAGGCACAAAAGGGTCCTTTTTGGTACATTTATATATGCATTTTGTTCATCATCTTTTTAGTATTCACTATAAAAAGACTTGCTTTTCTCTTCAATGGCATGAGATTATGCCTGCGCACCTAATTGATGATGATCATCTAGCTTTATCTACTAGCTAGGTAGTGACTTGAAACCCCAACCAACAATTTTTCTCCACATGATCATCAACTagatatattcatcatatatatatatatatatatgatttgaatGCAATTCTGAATGATTGTCAGTATGCTGTTTTGGCATGATAGGATGAAGATCGTCCGATGGGACTGAAGAGAGGAGGGGGGAGGGTCCAGCAAAAAGTTTGATCTGAGAGCAAGGGACAAAGCTGGACCGCTGGGGTTATTGATTAGTCAGAATCAAGAGGCGAAAAATCTAGTTGGGAACAGGGACAAAAAAGGTGCCACCTATTTAAGGAAATCTTTAGAGATTTTGTGTCACCGATGTGAAAGGAACAAGAGGAAACAGGGACCCTCGCCCCCACCAGGAGAGATGGATGGAGTTATCAAACAATACATGAGCGTgagggtgggggtgggggtgggtttgTTTTGGGGTTTCATACCTCCCTGGGGTCTACAAAAAGAGCTCTTTGTGGTGGGGTTTTTGTCAATTCATGGGCTTCGTTTTTCAAGGCCTTGATGCACCACAAATCCTCGAGGCATGAGAGCAATTTCCAGTGCGGGATGTGATGTCTCAGCGTGTCGTGTCCTGCAACTTCTGTTACAATAATCTTGCAGTCCTTGTTAGCCTTTGCAGCCATGTTGTGCACGAATTTGCACAACCTCCTCACAAGCTTTCCCGACAACGGTCCATCCCTGTGCAACCCGTACATGAAATAGAATCCAAATGGGTGGAAAAAGTCGGGCAGATATGGAAGCTTGAAACAGGGGAAAAATTTGTCCATCAATCTCGAGCTTTTTGTGTATAATAAACAAGATAATGGCGCTTTCTCAACCCTTAGCTTAAACAGTTCTCCACTGTTCCACACGCTAAGCATGGCCCAACTGCTCGGAACCTGCCCATCACACCCAAATGACTCCCCCCTCGGATATGCCACCCATGTTCCCAAGCTCAGCTTGTTCCTCAGCACCTTGTGTATGTCATTGGGGAAGAACTCCATCGACGCCATGAATTTTCTGTAAAGAAATTCCGCTTCTTCTACCTTGATCTTCTCTATCTCAACATTCGATGCTATATGAAATGGGTGGCAGTGAACCGGGTTTACGAGGATTGCCGGTGTCCTGAATTTCATGTACCCCAACTTGTCGACGAAAAGATTGACCGAAGCGTCGTTGCTTTTCTCGGTTGCCATGTATGCAAGATCCACATCTTTTGCAATGAACCACTCCTCCAGCCGCCGCACTAGCCTCGACCCAATCCCTTTTCTTCGATGAATTGGTGCCACCCGTAGGCCTAAGATGTAGCCCACCCTGGCTAGATCCCTAGGACGCCCATGAACCGTGACAACCTTTATAGAGCCTTGAATGACGCCAATCAATTCCCTGTCCAACTCCGCTACCTAAcacacatcatcatcatcatcatcatcatcatcatatatatatatatatatatatatatgaaacttcTTTTCGATTAGACATCAATACATATAGACAGACAATAATGGTGCAAAGAAATtaaatcaaagaagaagatgaaaagggcaaaaagaaaaaaaaaaaaaaaaaaaaaaaaaagaaagaaaagttgaATGTACCAGCATCTTGTACATCGGACTGTTGCGAATTCTACATATGGGGTCACCCATAGTGTCTGTGAAGAGATATACGCGTTCTGCTGGCCCTACCTCGCATCTTCTCTCAAGATCTTCCACTCGAGCTCTATCGGCCTCCCCATCATAGCTTCTGATTAtggcctcctcctcctcctcaaatCCCATTCTAATCCAATACAATTTGCTCTCTTATTACCCACCAATACACATAAACAAGCATGCAACAGAAGGAGTGCACTGTGATTTGTATAAGGTAGAAATGAGAGCTcagagctctctctctctctctctctctctctctctctctgcttctctctctctctatatatctATGTATGTGTGCTTTAGGAGCAGAAAACTTAGCTTTTGAACCTTCATTATGATCATCATTTATATGGAGGGAATGGGAATGGGAATGGGAATGTTGTCTATCATCAACATCAACCTCGGCTTCGACAACAATATTAGCCAAAAGGTGATTAATAACATACAGTATATGTATTTTGTCTCTAGCTTTTAGCAGTTTTTAAccttataattaataaaaaaaatgtctctATCCACGTTAGGATAACCTCAGCCTCACGCCATGTTGCACGCCTAATTAAGACCATGCCTTTGTTGGACCATAAAGCTTATACTGTGAAATCTAATATCAACCATAAATATTACTATCTTGTTTAAAGCCTATTAAttgactagttaattaattaaacttttaaaaaaaaatgtaatggtGTACCATGATCTTATTTTGgtctatatatatcataaagATCTTAGAATCTAATATGGATTAACTATAAACTAATTGATCAAGAGCCGGGATTGTGTCGGCGGGGCGACATGTACACCGTCTGGTACATAACAACATATGATTAATTAGTGTGGAGGGAGGGGGGTAATTAAATTAATGAGTTAAGGGGGTTTGTTAGTTCAAGCTTTATGGGATGAAGTCCCTTTCCGTTCCCACCAAtctttttgattaatttgtttcttGTATGGTGTGTGGCTTTAGCTAAGGTGGTCCATCACCCTTCAGACACTTAGATTCGATAGTGAAAGTGAAAACCCCACTAAATACTTGTCTCGCTTTTGCTAATTaagtaaattttataattaaggaCAGAATTAGTCTAATCTTGCAATAAGCGTGCGGAAAAGAAGTTCATAATGCAATAATTGTTGCAGCAAATCACCAAGGGAAATTTTAGGattcaaaaggaaaaattttaaaaatcaagaaagTTACTGTTAGAAAAGTTTCGATTGAATCCATTATTTTATTGTGTACTGCAGCCTGCTTAATGGGACACTTCAGAATTACTGTATATATGTTTTCAGTAGTTTTCTTCAAGTAATTATAAAATCTTTTGGAAAGAGTGATTTGAGAGAAATGATTAGAATTATTTCATTCTGCCCACGAAGGGTTTTATGATAGGGTCGTTCTACTGATATCATGTAGATGATGGATTTGTGAATGATTGGAGAAATGGAAAGGGGATTTATTCATGATACTCCACTTAGGGTTAGATTTCATCTGCATACAAATTGTTTGATCAAATAACTCAATGACCTTCTTCTTAACCTACCGACCCAACTATATAGAGAAACACTCCCACTGCCTAGATAAACATAAGATAAACTCTACCCTGCTAAGTACTTGGATTATAGCACTAATCCAAGTACTTAGGATTAGGCTTCCTCCCGTACGATTCCCATCAGTCTATATTGAACACAAGGAGATAATTCTAGTTCAAATTTCAACCTAGCTAAAGTTGAAGATGGTTACAATTAAAGATAATATCTTACTAAACTTACAAGTTGAAACAAATTAAcgccaagaaaagaaaacaccatttttatttttctttgttgggtcATTCAAATCCTAAACTCTCCTATCTAAACAATATACCTCTTCAAACCAAAGTCTAGACAAGATATTTCTAGTTCAGCTCTTAATTTTGAATTCCCTAGCTGATTCGTTTACTTTGATTAGATTAAATTACAAAAGGGTTTGGCTTGGATCTAGTTTAGTTGGAACTTGATTTGTTAGGATTGGAACACGTGTCCCATAACAAGAATACTATTGGATCTCATAATCTTATTACAGATATTACATCAGAGAATCTTATCTCAATTTATTTAGATTCGATCTCAGGTCGAGATATTCTTATCTCAATTTGTTTAGATCGTATCTCAGGTTGTTTTGATTgcataatttgatttatttataacaGCATTATCTTAGGATAAGATTATGGTTGTTAGGATAAGATCTTAGTTGTTTGTAtatttcaaatttcacttgTAAGTCTGCTTATAAAAATacggattgagatcccctctaACTACTCAAAATTGGAGATTTTCATGTTACAAAATCgtggcccttcattttaaatcaaatgATCTATAGAATATAATATTAGCTGCTTTTGTATAACGGaggcattaaattttgattttaagctgacttttgttttaccgagATTTAAATGATTTCATAgaccattggatttaaaatggGATCcggcatacatgctgttattaaaataatagcatgtatgttgtagtttaagcaacggttaagattaaatctctcaaaatctttcttcattttctctattctattaaaagcttctaaaagtaagtcaactttaaaattcaatattaaccgttgcttacactacaacattcatgctgttattaaaataacatgtaaGCCAGATGTTTTAAAATGAAAGGCCACAATTTCGTAACATAAGAATCTCAAATTTCGAGTAATttgaggggatctcaatcctaTAAATACATGAGAAGATAAAGACCTCATTAATATCCATCTATCATTATAGGGATATGTATCCTAATCTCAAAGGGTCCATTTTCATCTGGAACTAAACCTAATTAGCGGAATTCAATTACAAATAGCTTTGGGAATTCATAATTAAGCATGAGCCAATAAAGTTATGCAAGaagagaattgattttttttttttttttttttttgacgtgtctacacaAGATGaaggagggagattcgaactagtgacctccacttcataagacgtggtcttagccgattgaactacctctttgGGACGAAGAGAATTGAATTTGGAAATACCCACGGATCACATGCATACATTCATTCATCTAAGCTAGTGATGaccctataattttttttaaaaagtactttttaaattaaacttctctctcttaatttcatgTATGGAAATATTGGGTGGTGGTTTATATCATGTtcccatatataaaaaaacaacgCACTAAAATGCATCAAACAGAGATCTCCAATAGCAGACACCACACTAATCACTCTTCATCATctcaaaatactcataaaatgGCTCACAAAACCCTAACTGTCGCTATTATCCTCTTTTGCTTTCTagctttatatataattatggcCCTAGCTTGAAGCTACTTAAGTTCCAACTACCTCACTTTCCTAATTAATCATTAGACCTCCCATTATTACTAGAAAAGACACCTACGCCATTGATCATATATGCTCCTTTACCCAATAGCAAAGTCTACACGTGGGGAAAATTAAAGCCTTCTCTCACACTTAGCCCCAGCACCACCACCAAAGGATATATTGTGATCCTTGGTAGACATCTTTTCCAATATACTGTAGGCCTGTAGGTCCACTCACTCATTATTCAATCCTCCACGAAGTGTACAATCTGtctctttgtgtttttctttgcATGCATTATGTTGTCCTCTACATGCTTTCCTTGGATGCATACTTTGGAGCTTATCACTTTCCAAACGGGTAGGCCCTTGCCCAAAGCACTTGCCTTGGGGGAGTTTGATTGTTTGGACTTCTTTCATTGGCTCAGGCTGCTCCCAGTTGGCTTCTTTCGCATCAAACTTATCCTCACCAACTGCACATGTTAAAATATGATCATCACCTCTGGTTTGCTTGTGCTGTTGCTTCTTGGTATCTTCGAATGGAGTCCACTTAACTAAGATACAAACACCCGGAAGAAAAGCTAAACCAAAACAAGACCAAAAAGAAACAACCACaataagaaaagaaggaaaaagtaaAGTTAATTTACCTCCTTCAAACAAATACTCCATTTGTAAAGTTTGCATCGATAAATTGAGCGTTAATTAAAAGGAAtatgtgtattttttcctaaaaagaaaTACGAAACATGGGGAGGGTATAGAGTTTTAGTTGTTAGAAATCTGATTTTTATTGCGATATTACcttaattatatgacagtcgtatagcaatctactaaataacattaaacCATCTGAAGCCTTGATTTAGTTTCATTGTAAGTATATAACCTTAAAGACACTTCACACGGCGGGGAGGACATAAGCCCCCAAGGCCAAACCACTTCaaaatttcttatttcttttatttctctttgcTTCCGCTCACTCATCTTTATCCATTTGTCTAATCAAACCCGTTTAGAGATGCTTACAATGCTAGCTAGCTACTCATGTTCTAAGGTTCACGTTAAAGTattaattgaaataattaaattcattaatttctaaaaatttaatttttaagataattaataatttaacatgataagaaaacaaaatatcatgCTCCGCCCCTCATTTTAGTTGATGataactcttttacaactttGTGATACATGTAAGTGATGTTTGGTGAGATAGTTCAAGAACATATTGTTGAACCAACCAAGATAGTTGGTGAGTTGTTGTATTTCCATCCAAAATTCCATGATTTGGGATATAGATAATTCAATCTATATTTGAGACTGAATGGAAGTGGAGCTGAAACCCATCAACTCAGGCTATCCAATGCAGTAATTATGAATTCAAAACCAGTACGCAACCTTGCTATTTGTGCAGATCGACCAGGGGCATTCTGGAAGGATTTCCTTGGCCAGTTTACTAAACAACCCTTTTTGGGAGAATCacattttggcttttttttttttttttttttttaatatttaatttttgtccAAATGGGCAGCTGTGGATCCATTCCTTCCCATGGAAATCTGTACGGCAAATGTTAAGGGGAACTTGAAATTTATAGTAAAGAATGGCCTAATTAAGGGTTAGTTAGGATGTGCCAATAAGAGATATCTTCGTTGTCTAGGTTAGTTAAGAACTTAAAAATAAGTCGTTATTCCTCTAGAGTAGATAGGATGTGATATCACAACTTTAACACTAAAATTCAACCACCACGTCGAGTATGAGATTGAATATGTTACAGTTTTGTGGTTGAGTTACGGAGGGAGCGACTTATAAGCTGGAGTAAAATGTCTTTGGTATTATGTACGGTCATAGTATTAAGCCATTGAATACTTATAGATAAGTGGAgccgtcaaaaaaaaaaatgactatcaTCAGATTAGTGTCAATAGAGTGGGTCACCATGAACATCGGTTGCGGAGCATGTAAATCGGTTTTTATGGGGTTCTACCCAatatatatcaatatcaatcgggaaaaaaaaaagatcttccAAAATGAGATGGAAAAAGCTTCTCCAATTTAACCTATGAAATTGACATATGTCCTTGTTCGCGAAATTCTTGCATCCATTCCATATTTTGAGGACATATATCACGTGTTTTgtcaatcatattaaaaatacatgtaaaattCACttgctttaaaaatatatgaaaatttaatatactaaattagaagaattttctaatacaacttaaagaaaaaaactttattcAACTAGAGGGTCTGCATGCAATATG from Corylus avellana chromosome ca10, CavTom2PMs-1.0 includes:
- the LOC132164114 gene encoding probable N-acetyltransferase HLS1-like, yielding MGFEEEEEAIIRSYDGEADRARVEDLERRCEVGPAERVYLFTDTMGDPICRIRNSPMYKMLVAELDRELIGVIQGSIKVVTVHGRPRDLARVGYILGLRVAPIHRRKGIGSRLVRRLEEWFIAKDVDLAYMATEKSNDASVNLFVDKLGYMKFRTPAILVNPVHCHPFHIASNVEIEKIKVEEAEFLYRKFMASMEFFPNDIHKVLRNKLSLGTWVAYPRGESFGCDGQVPSSWAMLSVWNSGELFKLRVEKAPLSCLLYTKSSRLMDKFFPCFKLPYLPDFFHPFGFYFMYGLHRDGPLSGKLVRRLCKFVHNMAAKANKDCKIIVTEVAGHDTLRHHIPHWKLLSCLEDLWCIKALKNEAHELTKTPPQRALFVDPREV